One Granulicella sp. 5B5 DNA window includes the following coding sequences:
- a CDS encoding aldo/keto reductase: MNYRSLGRSGLKLPELCFGTGTFGGSNEFFKSWGATQDKEAAHLLDICMEAGCNFFDTADIYSDGHSEEVLGKAMAHLKRQDILVSTKATFRGGNVGPNNAGSSRYHLIEALEGSLKRLNTDYIDVYHMHAFDATTPVDETLETLDNFVRSGKVRYIACSNFSGWHLMKSLSVSERYGWAKYVGHQVYYSLVGRDYEWELMPLALDQGVGALVWSPLGWGRLTGKIRRGQPLPEGSRLQSKMVTDAGPTPDWEYVYKVVDALDAVAAETGKTVPQIALNWLLQRPTISTLVIGARDEKQLRANLDASGWSLTTEQVAKLDEASTVPLAYPYWHQVQFDERNPFPIKQSHGA; encoded by the coding sequence ATGAACTACCGCTCCCTCGGCCGCTCTGGCCTCAAACTTCCCGAGCTCTGCTTCGGCACCGGCACCTTCGGTGGCAGCAACGAGTTCTTCAAGTCCTGGGGCGCCACCCAGGACAAGGAAGCTGCCCATCTCCTCGACATCTGCATGGAGGCTGGCTGCAACTTCTTCGACACCGCCGATATCTACTCCGACGGCCACAGCGAAGAGGTCCTCGGCAAAGCCATGGCCCATCTCAAGCGCCAGGACATCCTCGTCTCCACCAAGGCCACCTTCCGCGGCGGCAACGTCGGCCCCAACAACGCCGGCAGCTCACGCTACCACCTCATCGAAGCGCTCGAAGGCTCACTCAAGCGCCTCAACACCGACTACATCGACGTCTACCACATGCATGCCTTCGACGCGACGACCCCCGTCGACGAAACCCTCGAAACCCTCGACAACTTCGTCCGCTCCGGCAAGGTCCGTTACATCGCCTGCTCCAACTTCTCCGGTTGGCACCTCATGAAGTCGCTCTCTGTCTCCGAGCGCTACGGTTGGGCAAAGTACGTCGGCCATCAGGTCTACTACTCGCTCGTCGGCCGCGACTACGAGTGGGAGCTCATGCCTCTCGCGCTCGATCAGGGCGTCGGCGCGCTTGTCTGGAGCCCGCTCGGCTGGGGCCGCCTCACCGGCAAGATCCGCCGCGGCCAGCCCTTGCCCGAAGGCTCACGCCTCCAAAGCAAGATGGTCACCGACGCAGGCCCCACGCCCGACTGGGAGTACGTCTACAAGGTCGTCGACGCGCTCGACGCCGTCGCCGCCGAAACCGGCAAGACCGTTCCGCAGATCGCCCTCAACTGGCTCCTCCAGCGCCCCACCATCAGCACGCTGGTCATTGGCGCACGCGACGAGAAGCAGCTCCGCGCCAACCTCGATGCCTCCGGCTGGTCGCTCACAACCGAGCAGGTCGCCAAGCTCGACGAAGCCAGCACCGTCCCGCTCGCCTATCCCTACTGGCACCAGGTCCAATTCGACGAGCGCAATCCTTTTCCCATCAAACAGTCTCACGGCGCATAA
- a CDS encoding ABC transporter permease, translated as MEKKEALMIALQSLWANKLRSVLTMLGVIIAVGSLIAVVTLINGANSYVANKINNQGADVFTISQQPAFTTSYKEYVKYQKRKIISMDQYKTLQQECTECKQVGALQSTAGSVKYKAQLSTGTQIRGYTSEMPEMQNLNIIEGRSFTPADDQHGAHVALIGYDIYENLLKFEDPMGKEIRVDGVPYTIIGLGEKQGKTLGQSQDNWVGVPLTTFQKTYGAAKTLTIYAKAPSGADAMEAASDQARLLMRELRHDRPGEEDSFTLETSDALAGLFAQISNSIGAVAIAIAAISLVVGGVVIMNIMLVSVTERTREIGVRKALGAKQADLLLQFLMESATLSLIGGVFGVALGIGAALGVSAAVGFPATVALWSVLVGLFVALGVGVFFGVYPARKAAALDPIVALRSEF; from the coding sequence ATGGAGAAAAAAGAGGCACTGATGATTGCGTTGCAGTCGCTGTGGGCGAACAAGCTGCGCAGCGTGCTGACGATGCTTGGGGTGATTATCGCGGTGGGGAGCTTGATCGCGGTGGTGACGCTGATCAATGGCGCGAACTCGTATGTGGCGAACAAGATCAACAACCAGGGTGCGGACGTTTTCACGATCTCGCAGCAGCCTGCGTTCACGACGAGCTACAAGGAGTATGTCAAGTACCAGAAGCGCAAGATCATCTCGATGGACCAGTACAAGACGCTGCAGCAGGAGTGCACGGAGTGCAAGCAGGTGGGCGCGCTGCAGTCGACGGCAGGGTCGGTGAAGTACAAGGCGCAGCTGAGTACAGGGACGCAGATCCGCGGGTATACGTCGGAGATGCCGGAGATGCAGAACCTGAACATCATCGAAGGGCGGAGCTTTACGCCGGCTGACGATCAGCATGGCGCGCATGTGGCACTGATCGGGTATGACATCTACGAGAACCTGCTGAAGTTCGAAGACCCGATGGGCAAGGAGATCCGGGTGGACGGCGTGCCGTACACGATCATCGGGCTGGGTGAGAAGCAGGGCAAGACGCTGGGGCAGAGCCAGGACAACTGGGTGGGGGTGCCGCTGACGACGTTCCAGAAGACGTATGGGGCGGCGAAGACGCTGACGATTTATGCGAAGGCCCCGAGCGGCGCGGATGCGATGGAGGCGGCGAGCGACCAGGCACGGTTGCTGATGCGCGAGCTTCGGCATGACAGGCCGGGCGAAGAGGACAGCTTTACGCTGGAGACGAGCGACGCGCTGGCGGGGTTGTTTGCGCAGATCAGCAACAGCATTGGCGCGGTGGCGATTGCGATTGCGGCGATCTCGCTGGTGGTGGGCGGCGTGGTGATTATGAACATCATGCTGGTGAGCGTGACGGAGCGGACGCGCGAGATCGGCGTGCGGAAGGCGCTGGGCGCGAAGCAGGCTGATTTGTTGCTGCAGTTTCTGATGGAGTCGGCGACGCTGTCGTTGATTGGCGGCGTGTTTGGTGTGGCGCTGGGGATTGGCGCGGCGCTGGGCGTGTCGGCGGCGGTGGGGTTTCCGGCGACGGTAGCGTTGTGGAGCGTGCTGGTTGGGCTGTTCGTGGCGTTGGGTGTCGGCGTATTTTTTGGGGTTTACCCTGCTCGCAAGGCTGCGGCGTTGGACCCAATCGTTGCGCTGAGATCGGAGTTTTGA
- a CDS encoding Abi family protein yields MSSLSLSSYSKPYLSVTEQLELLRGRGMLITDTRKAEACLHRIGYYRLSGYAYPFRQRELRRNPDGSETEHIHEHFRPHTEFSTIMELYVFDKKLRLLFLDAIERIEVGLRVEVALTLGTYGAFSYRDANTYNRYFSAPDSDGATPHARFIEKLDDAFRRSREEFAEHFRSKYSSDLPIWMSIELWDFGTLSTVLNGMKSADLDRLSSLYRLPKRRFLSSWAQSINFVRNVCAHHERLWNRPLVQQPSPSKPGELELLEHLATDSLAQRRIYAVAAVLQYMLRFVHPGSTWKERLRSHLKTIPDSPHISLRHMGFPSDWEKLALWRASTFDESE; encoded by the coding sequence ATGTCATCCTTGAGCCTCAGCAGCTATTCAAAGCCCTATCTTTCCGTGACTGAGCAGCTAGAACTCTTACGTGGCCGTGGAATGCTCATTACGGATACCAGGAAAGCTGAAGCCTGCCTTCACAGGATCGGATACTACAGACTTAGCGGGTACGCATACCCGTTCAGGCAGCGCGAACTCCGTCGGAATCCAGATGGTAGCGAAACTGAGCATATACATGAGCATTTCCGGCCTCATACCGAGTTCTCTACAATCATGGAGTTGTATGTATTCGACAAGAAACTCCGTTTACTTTTTCTAGACGCCATTGAGCGCATAGAAGTAGGACTTCGAGTTGAAGTCGCTTTGACCCTGGGTACTTATGGTGCCTTTTCCTATCGTGACGCTAATACCTATAATCGTTACTTTTCAGCGCCGGATAGCGATGGCGCTACACCGCACGCCAGATTCATCGAAAAACTGGACGATGCATTCCGCCGATCGAGGGAAGAATTTGCCGAACACTTCCGCTCAAAGTATTCATCGGATTTACCCATTTGGATGTCGATAGAACTGTGGGATTTCGGCACCCTAAGTACGGTGCTGAATGGCATGAAATCCGCCGATTTGGACCGGCTTTCCAGTTTGTACCGTCTTCCCAAAAGGCGGTTCCTCTCTAGCTGGGCTCAAAGCATCAACTTTGTCAGAAACGTCTGTGCCCACCACGAGAGACTCTGGAATCGCCCACTCGTTCAGCAACCCAGCCCTTCAAAACCTGGTGAACTCGAATTGCTTGAACACCTGGCAACCGATTCTTTGGCGCAACGTCGTATTTATGCAGTGGCCGCAGTTCTGCAATATATGCTCCGATTCGTGCATCCTGGCAGCACCTGGAAAGAACGTCTACGCTCCCATCTCAAGACAATCCCAGACTCTCCTCACATATCTCTGAGGCACATGGGCTTCCCCTCAGATTGGGAAAAACTCGCCTTATGGCGTGCGAGTACCTTTGATGAGAGTGAATAA
- a CDS encoding type II toxin-antitoxin system VapC family toxin — MRTALDTNILSAIWTGELAAPRILSGLTKASQEGALVISPAVYAESLAHPAFSESKVHEFLADTGIRVDWNLPEQVWTLAGLRYAAYARRRRKSAGDQPRRILADFLIGAHALLRADRLMTTDTERFSRDFPELNLYPL, encoded by the coding sequence ATGAGGACCGCACTCGATACGAACATCCTGTCCGCTATCTGGACGGGCGAACTGGCAGCACCTCGCATCCTTAGTGGCCTAACCAAGGCCAGCCAGGAAGGTGCACTTGTTATCTCTCCCGCCGTATACGCCGAATCCTTGGCTCATCCAGCATTTTCAGAGTCCAAAGTGCATGAATTTTTAGCCGACACAGGCATCCGTGTTGACTGGAACTTGCCTGAGCAAGTTTGGACACTGGCCGGCTTGCGCTACGCTGCTTATGCCAGGCGACGTCGCAAGTCGGCCGGAGATCAACCTCGACGCATTCTCGCCGACTTCCTGATAGGCGCTCATGCACTGCTAAGGGCTGATCGCCTCATGACAACCGACACAGAACGTTTTAGCCGCGACTTCCCCGAGCTCAACCTCTACCCACTCTAG
- a CDS encoding XRE family transcriptional regulator, which translates to MGVYPGTITEASVPPMKRSRELAEGKVSAQMLPPGEVDVLDEPPVSAEAAEEFIESKRIGERIKYLRQRKQMGLVELGRHTGLSASFLSQLETGRVVPTLRNLARIAMVFSKDMSYFFEPERPELFRILRAGDRLRLPQTGADEPGYYFESLGQVPVEQTITPYIAEFLPANEKRVPKSHRHSGNEFLYVLSGELKLEHDSQVDVLAEGDAVFFNAEAVHSYEKAGGEQCSALILTMPEPLRGVHAGARISMVAGAKPVAKK; encoded by the coding sequence ATGGGCGTCTATCCCGGAACGATCACCGAAGCGTCAGTCCCTCCAATGAAGCGCAGCCGCGAGTTGGCTGAGGGCAAGGTGTCCGCACAGATGCTGCCGCCGGGTGAGGTGGACGTTCTGGACGAACCACCGGTGAGCGCTGAGGCTGCCGAAGAGTTCATCGAGAGCAAGCGGATCGGGGAGCGGATCAAGTATCTGCGGCAACGGAAGCAGATGGGGCTAGTGGAACTGGGCCGCCATACGGGGCTTTCAGCAAGTTTTCTGTCGCAACTGGAGACAGGGCGCGTGGTGCCTACGCTGCGCAACCTGGCGCGGATTGCAATGGTGTTCTCCAAGGACATGAGCTACTTCTTCGAGCCTGAGCGCCCGGAGTTGTTCCGGATTCTACGTGCCGGTGATCGCCTGCGGCTGCCGCAGACCGGAGCGGACGAGCCGGGATACTACTTCGAGAGCCTGGGGCAGGTGCCTGTGGAACAGACGATCACGCCGTACATTGCGGAGTTTCTGCCGGCGAACGAGAAGCGGGTGCCGAAGAGCCATCGGCATAGCGGGAACGAGTTCCTGTATGTGTTGTCGGGCGAGCTGAAGCTGGAGCACGACTCCCAGGTGGATGTGCTGGCTGAGGGAGACGCGGTGTTCTTCAACGCGGAGGCCGTGCACAGCTACGAGAAAGCTGGTGGCGAACAGTGCTCGGCGCTGATTCTGACGATGCCGGAGCCGCTGCGCGGAGTCCATGCCGGAGCCCGGATTTCGATGGTGGCCGGCGCTAAACCGGTGGCGAAGAAGTAG
- a CDS encoding AbrB/MazE/SpoVT family DNA-binding domain-containing protein produces MPPSSTISSKGQVTIPIEVRKRLGVHSGDRVEFIEKDGATVVQPAHPEENPFAKWVGVAPYFKNVEEINAWVADMRDDDVPYE; encoded by the coding sequence ATGCCGCCATCCAGCACCATCAGCAGCAAAGGCCAGGTCACTATCCCCATCGAGGTACGCAAGCGATTGGGTGTCCACAGTGGTGATCGTGTCGAGTTCATAGAAAAAGACGGCGCGACGGTTGTGCAGCCCGCACACCCGGAAGAAAACCCCTTTGCAAAATGGGTTGGCGTCGCCCCGTACTTCAAGAATGTCGAAGAAATCAATGCTTGGGTCGCAGATATGCGCGATGACGATGTGCCCTACGAATGA
- the hpnI gene encoding bacteriohopanetetrol glucosamine biosynthesis glycosyltransferase HpnI, translated as MSVNTVAIWVEGAAALLAVCGMAYGLIALWAARAFERDVKRARRLVSEPEQWPGVTVLKPMKGVDARMYAGLVSHCRLSYPGEVELLFGVSSLDDPAVAEIARLRVEYPKADIRLVECPEVLGANGKVSNLAQMAPQARHEYLVVNDSDIRVAPEYLQRVMTPFAFSSDDKRVGLVTLPYVGRALGGLWSKLESLGIATEFMAGVLTARKLEGGVKFGLGSTLATTKSALAAIGGFESLVDELADDYELGARLSAAGYRVELIAEVVETSVPAYSLRGFCEHQLRWSRGVRDSRKAGYLGLGVTYMVPWSLMAVIASAGSLWSVSLLSLALLVRYAVALTVGVGVLNDVQVVRFAWLLPLRDCFALFFWVWSYASDEVVWRGQRFRLKDGRLEPVQM; from the coding sequence ATGAGTGTGAATACTGTCGCCATTTGGGTGGAGGGCGCGGCTGCGTTGTTGGCAGTTTGTGGCATGGCCTATGGGTTGATTGCGCTGTGGGCTGCGCGGGCGTTTGAGCGCGATGTGAAGCGTGCTCGCCGGCTGGTGAGTGAGCCGGAACAGTGGCCGGGCGTGACTGTGCTGAAACCGATGAAGGGTGTGGATGCGCGGATGTATGCGGGGTTGGTGAGCCACTGCCGGCTGTCGTATCCGGGCGAGGTGGAGCTGCTGTTTGGCGTGAGCTCGCTGGATGATCCGGCGGTGGCGGAGATTGCGCGGCTGCGGGTTGAGTATCCGAAGGCGGACATTCGGCTGGTGGAGTGCCCGGAGGTGCTGGGGGCGAATGGGAAGGTGTCGAACCTGGCGCAGATGGCTCCGCAGGCGCGGCATGAGTACCTGGTGGTGAATGACAGCGATATCCGCGTGGCGCCGGAGTATCTGCAGCGGGTGATGACGCCGTTTGCGTTTTCGAGTGATGACAAGCGTGTGGGGCTGGTGACGCTGCCGTATGTGGGGAGGGCGCTGGGTGGGCTGTGGTCGAAGCTGGAGTCGCTGGGGATTGCGACGGAGTTTATGGCGGGTGTGCTGACGGCTCGGAAGCTGGAAGGCGGCGTGAAGTTTGGACTGGGGTCGACGTTGGCGACGACGAAGAGTGCGTTGGCGGCGATCGGCGGGTTCGAGTCGCTGGTGGATGAGCTGGCCGATGACTATGAGCTGGGTGCGCGGCTGAGCGCGGCGGGCTATCGCGTGGAGCTGATTGCGGAGGTGGTGGAGACGAGCGTGCCGGCGTACTCGCTGCGCGGGTTTTGCGAGCACCAGCTAAGGTGGTCGCGCGGGGTGAGGGACTCGCGCAAAGCTGGGTACCTGGGGCTGGGTGTGACGTACATGGTGCCGTGGTCGCTGATGGCGGTGATTGCGAGTGCGGGCTCGTTGTGGAGTGTGAGCCTGTTGAGCCTGGCTCTGCTGGTGCGCTATGCGGTGGCGCTGACGGTGGGTGTAGGTGTGCTGAATGATGTGCAGGTGGTGCGCTTCGCCTGGCTGCTGCCCCTGCGCGATTGCTTCGCGCTGTTCTTCTGGGTGTGGAGCTATGCGAGCGATGAGGTGGTATGGCGCGGGCAGCGGTTCAGGCTGAAGGATGGGCGGCTGGAGCCGGTGCAGATGTAG
- a CDS encoding NUDIX domain-containing protein has protein sequence MSAKRSAGLLMYRRDAGNLEVFLVHPGGPFWAKKDKGSWTIPKGEYGDDEEPLAAAQREFQEETGFVAAAPFVELGSVRQKSGKLVTAWAFEGDYDPVDLVSNTCEIEWPRGSGKRLEIPEIDRGMWFSLESARIYIREEQVPFLYSLQDCQPRSG, from the coding sequence ATGAGTGCGAAGCGCAGCGCCGGATTGCTGATGTACCGGAGAGATGCCGGGAACCTGGAGGTGTTTCTGGTGCACCCGGGCGGACCTTTCTGGGCGAAGAAAGATAAAGGCTCCTGGACGATCCCGAAGGGTGAGTATGGCGACGATGAGGAGCCACTCGCAGCCGCGCAACGCGAGTTCCAGGAAGAGACGGGCTTTGTAGCGGCTGCACCGTTCGTCGAACTCGGTTCAGTTCGGCAAAAGAGCGGCAAGCTTGTAACCGCATGGGCTTTTGAGGGTGACTACGATCCTGTAGACCTCGTGAGCAATACCTGTGAGATTGAGTGGCCGCGCGGATCTGGAAAACGGCTGGAGATTCCTGAGATAGACCGGGGCATGTGGTTCTCGCTTGAAAGCGCCCGAATCTACATTCGTGAGGAACAGGTGCCATTCCTCTATTCATTGCAGGACTGCCAGCCCCGTTCTGGATAG
- a CDS encoding DHA2 family efflux MFS transporter permease subunit: MASATTTLDSVPESKPVPAAQPWRPSINPWIVAMTVTLATFMEVLDSSIANVSLPHIAGGLGATQDEATWVLTSYLVANAVILPAGAYMTTFIGRKKFYMICVALFGISSALCGLAPTLGLLVFFRVLQGAGGGGLAPSEQAILADTFPPEKRGQAFAMYGLAVVVAPAIGPTLGGYITDNFDWRWIFYLNVPICLLSLFLTSRIVEDPPWVSQQVKETQREGIKLDFFGFGLLAATFGSLEFILDKGQEDDWFGSHVIIFFVALMIVAFVVMIWWELKELRENKRPILNLTLFKRRQFAISFILMFVLGFSLYATTILIPQFVQTLLGYTAELAGLVLSPAGLVMMAMMPVVGFLSGKVDPRKLIGYGFVMLTLSLVWMANLDLQLSYGQLVFMRIFQASGLAFLFIPINTIAYVGVKQSENNDVSGLTNLARNIGGSCGTAFMATMLTRRSLAHETSMVRSLGPQNPMYREQLDSLARAFKPGNGVTAAGAGPSIGAMHQAQAFMYNQMLRQAGALAYVDIIRYLTIFCACMIPLLFFIPRPPKNASASAGH, encoded by the coding sequence ATGGCCAGTGCAACCACAACATTAGACTCAGTTCCTGAATCGAAACCTGTCCCCGCGGCGCAGCCGTGGCGGCCGAGCATCAATCCGTGGATTGTTGCCATGACGGTGACGCTCGCGACGTTCATGGAGGTGCTGGACAGCTCCATTGCGAACGTGAGCCTGCCGCATATTGCGGGCGGGCTGGGCGCGACGCAGGATGAGGCGACGTGGGTGCTGACCAGCTACCTGGTGGCGAACGCCGTGATTCTTCCGGCGGGCGCGTACATGACCACGTTCATCGGGCGCAAGAAGTTTTACATGATCTGCGTGGCGCTGTTCGGGATCTCGTCGGCACTGTGCGGCTTGGCGCCTACTCTTGGCCTGCTGGTGTTCTTCCGCGTGTTGCAGGGCGCGGGCGGTGGCGGATTGGCACCGAGTGAGCAGGCCATTCTGGCCGATACGTTTCCGCCGGAGAAACGTGGGCAGGCGTTCGCGATGTATGGCCTGGCTGTCGTTGTTGCGCCGGCGATTGGGCCTACGCTGGGCGGCTATATTACCGACAACTTCGACTGGCGATGGATCTTCTATCTGAATGTGCCGATCTGTCTGCTGTCGCTGTTTCTGACGTCGAGAATTGTGGAAGATCCGCCGTGGGTATCGCAGCAGGTGAAGGAGACGCAGCGTGAGGGCATCAAGCTGGACTTCTTCGGCTTTGGATTGCTGGCTGCGACATTCGGCTCGCTGGAGTTCATCCTGGACAAAGGCCAGGAGGACGACTGGTTCGGTTCGCATGTGATCATCTTTTTTGTGGCGCTGATGATCGTGGCGTTCGTCGTGATGATCTGGTGGGAGCTGAAGGAGCTGCGCGAGAATAAGCGGCCCATCCTGAACCTGACGCTGTTCAAGCGACGGCAGTTTGCGATCAGCTTCATCCTGATGTTCGTTCTGGGCTTCAGCCTGTATGCGACGACGATTCTGATTCCGCAGTTTGTGCAGACGCTGCTGGGGTATACGGCGGAGCTGGCGGGACTCGTGCTGTCGCCGGCAGGGCTGGTGATGATGGCGATGATGCCCGTGGTGGGCTTTCTTTCAGGCAAGGTGGACCCGCGGAAGCTGATTGGCTATGGGTTCGTGATGCTGACGCTGAGCCTGGTGTGGATGGCGAACCTCGACCTGCAGCTGAGCTATGGTCAGCTGGTGTTCATGCGCATCTTCCAGGCGTCGGGGCTGGCGTTCCTGTTCATCCCAATCAACACGATTGCGTATGTGGGCGTGAAGCAGAGTGAGAACAACGATGTGTCGGGATTGACGAACCTGGCGCGAAATATCGGCGGGTCGTGCGGCACGGCGTTTATGGCGACGATGCTGACGCGGCGGTCGCTGGCGCACGAGACGTCGATGGTGCGGTCACTGGGGCCGCAGAACCCGATGTATCGTGAGCAGCTGGACTCGCTGGCACGGGCGTTCAAGCCGGGGAATGGTGTCACTGCGGCGGGTGCCGGACCTTCGATTGGAGCAATGCACCAGGCGCAGGCGTTTATGTATAACCAGATGCTGCGGCAGGCAGGGGCGCTGGCGTATGTGGACATCATCCGCTACCTGACGATCTTCTGCGCGTGCATGATTCCGCTGCTGTTCTTTATTCCGCGGCCGCCGAAGAATGCGAGCGCGAGCGCGGGACATTAG
- a CDS encoding C4-type zinc ribbon domain-containing protein: MNADLENLVILQAQDLELKRLREELAEAPRRVAACEATLAKSESALASAKASLLKEESLRKSHELDIASRRDKIARLRKQMETAANAAQIAALEHEITFSEQVISTAEDEELASLERTDAFETARAASISAVETNTAALATERVRCASLTAAHKSTIAGIESERATLRATIAATDAGESLLSSYDRIAKAKGTALSEAIDHKCSACQMMVRPQRWNDLTNRDPHGEFANTVFHCETCGRMLFYDPRRDAPVRWSPGDRLAAASQS, encoded by the coding sequence ATGAACGCCGATCTCGAAAACCTCGTCATCCTCCAGGCCCAGGACCTCGAGCTCAAGCGCCTCCGCGAAGAGCTCGCCGAAGCCCCGCGCCGCGTCGCCGCCTGCGAAGCCACCCTCGCCAAATCCGAGTCCGCCCTCGCCAGCGCCAAAGCCTCACTCCTCAAAGAAGAGTCCCTCCGCAAGTCCCACGAGCTCGACATCGCCTCCCGCCGCGACAAGATCGCCCGCCTCCGCAAGCAGATGGAGACCGCCGCCAACGCCGCGCAGATCGCCGCTCTTGAGCACGAGATCACCTTCTCCGAGCAGGTCATCTCCACCGCCGAAGACGAAGAGCTCGCCTCCCTTGAACGCACCGACGCCTTCGAGACCGCACGCGCCGCCTCCATCTCGGCCGTCGAAACCAACACCGCCGCACTCGCCACCGAGCGCGTCCGCTGCGCCAGCCTCACCGCCGCGCACAAATCCACCATCGCCGGCATCGAATCCGAACGCGCCACACTGCGCGCGACCATCGCCGCCACCGACGCCGGCGAATCGCTCCTCTCCAGCTACGACCGCATTGCCAAGGCCAAGGGCACCGCCCTCTCTGAGGCCATCGACCATAAGTGCTCCGCCTGCCAGATGATGGTCCGCCCGCAGCGTTGGAACGACCTCACCAACCGCGACCCTCACGGCGAGTTCGCCAATACCGTCTTCCACTGCGAAACTTGCGGCCGCATGCTCTTCTACGACCCTCGCCGCGACGCCCCCGTCCGCTGGTCCCCCGGCGACCGGTTGGCTGCCGCGAGCCAAAGCTAA
- a CDS encoding ABC transporter permease, producing MKAVDQRESIKMAIDTLRANKMRSALTILGIVIGVMTVITISSVINGLNASVSNLVSSFGTNVLWVFRFPVIGVQPTAEMLARKQLTFDDMLAVRELPHVVASDAALQYTNYQFNAGSVVAKFGRRKVDNVSLEGDTPQNAVVYDKEITEGRYFTDTESERAADVTVIGHDLATSLFAGVDPLGQPVIIDGRTFTVIGVLAKQKTAFGGGKNPADSYAFFPLSTFHKLHPEILDYWIAAKYDDQKNKELVTDEIRELLRRRRKVRNEKPDNFAIFGSDSITRLWNQLTGALFALMFGLSAVGLMVGGVGVMNIMLVSVTERTREIGVRKAIGATKKTILLQFTVEAVVLCAVGGVIGIALGSLFALALSFLISSSMSVLWVLAAFLCSCAIGLIFGIYPAYKAASLNPIEALRYE from the coding sequence ATGAAGGCGGTTGATCAACGCGAGTCGATCAAGATGGCGATCGATACGCTGCGCGCGAACAAGATGCGGTCGGCGCTGACGATCCTGGGGATTGTGATTGGCGTGATGACGGTGATTACGATCTCGTCGGTGATCAATGGGTTGAATGCGTCGGTGTCGAACCTGGTGTCGTCGTTTGGGACGAATGTGCTGTGGGTGTTCCGGTTTCCGGTGATTGGGGTGCAGCCGACGGCAGAGATGCTGGCGCGGAAGCAGTTGACGTTCGATGACATGCTTGCGGTCCGCGAGCTGCCGCATGTGGTGGCCTCGGATGCAGCGCTACAGTATACGAACTACCAGTTCAATGCAGGGTCGGTGGTGGCGAAGTTCGGGCGGCGGAAGGTGGACAACGTGTCGCTGGAAGGCGACACGCCGCAGAACGCGGTGGTGTACGACAAGGAGATCACCGAAGGCCGCTACTTTACCGACACCGAGTCCGAGCGCGCGGCCGATGTGACGGTGATTGGGCATGACCTGGCGACGAGCCTGTTTGCAGGTGTGGACCCGCTGGGGCAGCCGGTGATTATCGACGGGCGCACGTTTACGGTGATTGGGGTGCTGGCGAAGCAGAAGACGGCGTTCGGTGGCGGCAAGAACCCGGCGGACAGCTATGCGTTCTTTCCGCTGTCGACGTTTCATAAGCTGCATCCGGAGATTCTCGACTACTGGATCGCTGCGAAGTACGACGACCAGAAGAACAAAGAGCTAGTGACCGACGAGATCCGCGAGCTGTTGCGGCGGCGGCGCAAGGTGCGCAATGAGAAGCCGGACAATTTTGCAATCTTCGGGTCGGACTCGATCACGCGGCTGTGGAACCAGCTGACGGGCGCGCTGTTTGCGCTGATGTTCGGCCTGAGCGCCGTGGGCCTGATGGTGGGCGGCGTGGGCGTGATGAACATCATGCTGGTGAGCGTGACGGAACGGACGCGCGAGATCGGTGTGAGAAAGGCGATCGGCGCGACGAAGAAGACGATTCTGCTGCAGTTCACGGTGGAGGCGGTGGTGCTGTGCGCGGTGGGCGGCGTGATCGGGATTGCGCTGGGGTCGCTGTTTGCGCTGGCGCTGAGTTTTCTGATCTCGAGCTCGATGAGTGTGCTGTGGGTGCTGGCGGCGTTTTTGTGCTCGTGTGCGATTGGGTTGATCTTTGGGATTTATCCGGCGTACAAGGCGGCGAGTTTGAATCCCATCGAGGCACTGCGGTACGAGTAG